A part of Olleya sp. Bg11-27 genomic DNA contains:
- the ligA gene encoding NAD-dependent DNA ligase LigA: MSIELELNALREELRGHNYNYYVLDNPTISDYDFDIKLKELQALEAANPEFYDANSPTLRVGGTVTKNFNTVVHKHRMYSLDNSYSLEDLKDWETRIRKMVDGHVEYVCELKYDGASINLTYQNGSLLKAVTRGDGTQGDEVTPNIKTINSVPLQLKGGFAEEFEIRGEIILPYEGFIKMNEERIENGEEPYKNPRNTASGSLKLQDSAEVAKRPLDCLLYGLVGGDFDYKTHFESLEKARQMGFKVPKEAQLCQSIEDVFEFINHWDHARHDLPYETDGVVVKVNNLHQQDELGFTSKAPRWAMAYKFKAEQVSTVLNSISYQVGRTGAITPVANLEPVELAGTIVKRASLHNADQIEKLDIRVGDTVYVEKGGEIIPKIIAVNLDERPADSQPTQYITNCPECDTTLQREAGEAKHFCPNYNGCDPQVIGRIQHYISRKAMDIEGLGGETVALLVKAGLIHNYADLYTLTKAQVLPLERMAEKSADNLIAGVDASKQIPFERVLFALGIRFVGETVAKKLAKHFKSIDALAFASILDLEQVDEIGIRIAESVVDFFSDSKNQAIVNRLKSYGLQLEISAEKLAGQTDKLKGQSIVVSGVFHSVSRTELKKLIEDNGGKVSSSISSKTSYIVAGDNMGPSKKDKADLLKIELISEEDFLQSLK; this comes from the coding sequence ATGAGTATAGAATTAGAATTAAACGCATTAAGAGAAGAGTTAAGAGGACATAATTATAATTATTATGTTTTAGATAATCCGACGATTAGCGATTACGATTTTGATATAAAATTAAAAGAATTACAGGCTTTAGAAGCAGCAAATCCTGAGTTTTATGATGCTAATTCGCCAACATTACGTGTTGGTGGAACAGTAACTAAAAATTTTAATACTGTGGTCCATAAGCATAGGATGTATAGTTTAGATAACTCTTATTCTCTTGAAGATTTAAAAGATTGGGAAACCAGAATAAGAAAGATGGTGGATGGTCATGTGGAGTATGTTTGCGAACTTAAATATGATGGAGCCTCTATAAATCTAACCTATCAAAATGGAAGTTTATTAAAAGCAGTGACGCGGGGCGACGGTACGCAAGGTGATGAGGTCACGCCAAACATAAAAACAATCAATTCGGTGCCTTTGCAGTTAAAAGGCGGTTTTGCTGAAGAATTTGAGATTAGAGGTGAAATTATTTTACCATACGAGGGATTTATTAAGATGAATGAAGAACGCATCGAAAATGGAGAGGAACCTTATAAAAATCCACGTAATACAGCATCTGGAAGTTTAAAATTACAGGATAGTGCTGAGGTTGCAAAACGACCTTTAGATTGCTTACTTTATGGTTTAGTTGGTGGTGATTTTGATTATAAGACACATTTTGAAAGCTTAGAAAAGGCGCGTCAAATGGGTTTTAAAGTTCCGAAAGAAGCGCAGTTATGCCAAAGTATTGAGGACGTTTTTGAGTTTATAAATCATTGGGATCATGCCAGACATGATTTACCTTATGAGACGGACGGTGTAGTGGTAAAAGTTAATAATTTACACCAACAAGATGAGCTTGGTTTTACGTCCAAAGCACCACGTTGGGCCATGGCTTATAAGTTTAAAGCGGAGCAGGTTAGTACGGTTTTAAATAGTATTTCCTATCAAGTCGGGCGTACAGGAGCAATTACTCCAGTTGCTAATTTAGAACCTGTAGAGTTAGCGGGGACTATTGTAAAACGAGCCTCTTTGCATAATGCAGATCAAATTGAAAAACTAGATATTAGAGTAGGAGATACGGTATATGTGGAAAAAGGCGGTGAAATTATACCTAAAATTATCGCTGTAAATTTAGACGAACGTCCAGCAGATTCTCAACCAACACAATACATTACTAATTGTCCTGAATGTGACACTACTTTACAAAGAGAAGCGGGGGAAGCGAAACATTTTTGTCCGAATTATAATGGTTGCGATCCTCAGGTAATTGGTCGTATCCAACATTATATTTCGCGTAAAGCAATGGATATTGAAGGTTTAGGAGGAGAGACTGTAGCACTTTTAGTAAAGGCAGGATTAATCCATAATTATGCAGATTTATATACGTTGACTAAAGCTCAAGTCTTGCCGTTAGAGCGGATGGCAGAAAAAAGTGCTGATAATTTAATAGCAGGTGTCGATGCGTCTAAACAAATACCCTTTGAGCGTGTCTTATTTGCTTTGGGGATTCGATTTGTGGGAGAAACGGTTGCTAAAAAATTAGCGAAGCATTTTAAAAGTATTGATGCTTTAGCATTTGCTTCTATTTTAGATTTAGAACAAGTTGATGAAATTGGTATTAGAATAGCAGAAAGTGTTGTCGACTTCTTTTCAGATAGTAAAAACCAGGCTATTGTAAATCGATTAAAATCTTACGGCTTGCAATTAGAGATTTCAGCAGAAAAATTAGCTGGTCAAACCGATAAGCTAAAAGGACAGAGTATTGTTGTTTCAGGAGTATTTCATTCGGTATCCAGAACAGAACTTAAAAAATTGATAGAAGATAATGGCGGGAAGGTGAGTAGTTCCATCTCATCTAAGACTAGTTATATTGTTGCAGGAGATAATATGGGGCCAAGCAAAAAAGATAAGGCTGATTTGCTTAAAATCGAACTGATTAGTGAAGAGGATTTCTTACAAAGTCTTAAATAA
- a CDS encoding bifunctional metallophosphatase/5'-nucleotidase: protein MKRRDFIQQATAATALITVGGYGLQSFATTAKTKKITILHTNDVHSHIDAFGPEDGRNANQGGVARRATLIENIRAENPNTLLLDAGDIFQGTPYFNYYGGELEFKLMSRLKYDLATIGNHDFDNGIDGLYAQLPHASFGFVSANYDFSNTVMDTHVKPYQIFKKEGLKIGVFGLGIELDGLVDKTMSKETKYLDPIEAAQEMTRILKTDEKCDLIICLSHLGYNYKKNPDKISDLGLAKATKDIDLIIGGHTHTFLPKPTVAQNLEGKNVLVNQVGCYGINLGKIDFYFEPDSTKKAEGTSIIV, encoded by the coding sequence ATGAAACGTAGAGACTTTATACAACAAGCAACAGCTGCTACTGCATTAATTACAGTTGGAGGTTATGGATTACAATCTTTTGCCACTACTGCCAAAACAAAAAAAATCACCATTTTACACACTAATGATGTCCATAGTCATATAGATGCTTTTGGTCCTGAGGACGGAAGAAATGCTAATCAAGGTGGTGTTGCAAGACGTGCTACTTTAATTGAAAATATTAGAGCAGAAAACCCAAACACTTTACTTCTAGATGCTGGAGATATTTTTCAAGGTACACCCTACTTTAATTATTATGGTGGTGAGTTAGAATTCAAGCTTATGAGTAGGCTTAAATATGACTTAGCAACCATTGGAAATCATGATTTTGATAATGGGATTGATGGCTTATATGCGCAATTACCCCACGCCAGTTTTGGTTTTGTATCCGCCAATTATGATTTTTCAAATACCGTAATGGACACACATGTTAAACCTTATCAAATCTTCAAAAAAGAGGGCCTTAAAATAGGGGTCTTTGGATTAGGAATAGAATTAGATGGTTTAGTAGATAAAACAATGTCTAAAGAGACCAAGTACTTAGATCCTATAGAGGCTGCCCAAGAAATGACTCGTATTTTAAAAACAGATGAAAAATGTGATTTAATAATCTGTTTATCTCACTTAGGCTATAACTACAAGAAAAACCCGGATAAAATAAGTGATTTAGGCTTAGCTAAAGCGACCAAAGATATAGACTTGATTATCGGAGGACACACACATACCTTTTTACCAAAACCAACAGTAGCACAAAATTTAGAAGGTAAAAATGTATTGGTTAATCAGGTCGGTTGTTATGGTATTAATCTAGGTAAGATTGACTTTTATTTTGAACCAGATAGCACTAAAAAAGCTGAAGGAACATCAATAATTGTTTAG
- a CDS encoding 5'-nucleotidase C-terminal domain-containing protein, whose protein sequence is MNFKHLFILLSIIILSSCKQETYSLSKIEGKKITITDTLAIDPDIDAYIKPFRESLNKDMNTVLSYAPETYSKNDGDLNTAIGNLMADAVLQESDPIFNKRTGKNIDLVLLNHGGIRSIISKGNITTRTGFEIMPFENSIVVVALKGPQIDSLTTYLSKAKRPHPISGLQLTIDKNYSITEALVNSKPIDKDKTYYVATNDYLYNGGDGMRFFQTNDSLYVLDYKIRNAMLDYFKKVDTIKPIIDNRFIQTK, encoded by the coding sequence ATGAATTTCAAACATCTCTTTATCCTGCTTTCGATTATTATTTTATCGTCTTGTAAGCAAGAAACTTACTCGCTGAGTAAAATCGAAGGAAAAAAAATAACTATTACAGATACATTAGCTATTGACCCCGATATTGATGCGTACATAAAACCGTTCCGCGAAAGTCTAAATAAGGACATGAATACTGTATTATCCTATGCTCCTGAAACGTATAGCAAAAATGATGGCGATTTAAATACGGCAATTGGTAATTTAATGGCTGATGCTGTTCTACAAGAAAGTGATCCTATTTTTAATAAAAGAACTGGAAAAAACATTGATTTGGTACTTTTAAATCATGGCGGTATTCGATCCATAATCTCAAAAGGTAATATTACCACAAGAACTGGTTTCGAGATTATGCCTTTTGAAAATAGTATTGTTGTCGTCGCCTTAAAAGGACCACAAATAGATAGCTTAACGACTTATTTAAGTAAAGCAAAACGCCCACATCCTATAAGTGGATTACAATTGACGATTGACAAAAATTATAGTATTACTGAAGCTTTAGTAAACAGTAAACCAATAGATAAAGACAAAACCTATTATGTAGCAACTAATGATTACCTATATAATGGTGGTGATGGCATGCGTTTTTTTCAAACTAATGACAGTTTATATGTCTTAGATTATAAAATTAGAAATGCCATGTTAGACTACTTTAAAAAGGTAGATACTATAAAACCAATAATTGACAATAGATTTATTCAAACTAAATAA
- a CDS encoding DUF6913 domain-containing protein, which translates to MILKGFKEKSNKKYIIKCTKSRVLVPSSTVVKTIGVLVDSQQFSDLEWINQLAKSLKVNANNLKILSLFNNEKKEIALFGNTFSEKDLGWRGALKSQTAKDFIAINFDLLINLYETDALALQLVTAATKAQFKVGIYNARQDINDLIIETKLEDKSIFKTELIKYLNILNKISNE; encoded by the coding sequence ATGATTTTAAAAGGATTTAAAGAAAAATCTAATAAAAAGTATATTATTAAATGTACCAAAAGTAGAGTCTTAGTACCAAGTAGCACGGTTGTTAAAACTATTGGTGTATTGGTAGATAGTCAACAATTTTCTGATTTAGAATGGATTAACCAGTTAGCAAAAAGCTTAAAGGTGAATGCTAATAACCTTAAAATTTTATCTCTTTTTAATAACGAAAAAAAAGAGATAGCACTTTTTGGTAATACCTTTTCTGAAAAAGACCTTGGCTGGAGAGGTGCTTTAAAATCTCAGACAGCAAAAGACTTTATTGCAATCAACTTTGATTTGTTAATAAATTTATACGAAACAGACGCTTTGGCCTTACAATTAGTGACCGCAGCAACCAAGGCACAATTTAAAGTCGGCATTTATAATGCACGACAGGACATAAACGATTTAATTATTGAAACTAAATTAGAAGATAAGTCCATCTTTAAGACCGAGTTAATTAAATATCTAAACATTTTAAATAAAATAAGTAATGAATAA
- the dapA gene encoding 4-hydroxy-tetrahydrodipicolinate synthase has translation MNNPFLGTGIAIVTPFNDDLTVDYNALEKIVEFNITNGTDYIVISGTTGESVTVTKQEKKEICKAIIKFNKGRVPLVLGIGGNNTLEVVEEVKATDLSPFAGILSVTPYYSKPTQEGMYQHFKAIAKVCPVDIILYNVPGRTAKNMTPETTLRLAKDFKNVVAVKEAGNNMAQYLELIRDKPNHFSVISGDDDLALGVVLAGGAGVISVIGQALPEAFSKMIKLGLEGKAKEAYGLHFKMMEIIDLIFSENNPAGIKAVLNNLDLCNKAVRLPLVEATETLQNSIASFISNFNKS, from the coding sequence ATGAATAACCCTTTTTTAGGCACAGGAATAGCAATTGTAACTCCGTTTAATGACGATTTAACAGTGGATTATAATGCTTTAGAAAAAATTGTAGAATTTAACATTACCAACGGGACTGATTATATCGTAATAAGTGGTACCACAGGAGAAAGTGTGACTGTTACAAAACAGGAGAAAAAAGAGATATGTAAAGCAATAATAAAGTTTAATAAAGGACGCGTGCCTTTAGTTTTAGGGATAGGAGGGAACAACACATTAGAAGTTGTAGAAGAAGTCAAAGCTACAGATTTATCACCTTTTGCAGGCATACTATCTGTGACGCCTTATTACAGTAAGCCAACGCAAGAAGGAATGTATCAACATTTTAAGGCGATAGCTAAGGTTTGTCCTGTAGATATTATTTTATATAACGTGCCAGGAAGGACAGCTAAAAATATGACACCAGAAACAACATTACGTTTAGCTAAAGATTTTAAGAATGTAGTAGCTGTAAAAGAAGCGGGTAATAATATGGCGCAATATTTAGAGTTAATTAGAGATAAGCCAAATCATTTTTCTGTGATTTCTGGAGATGATGATTTAGCATTAGGTGTGGTTTTAGCAGGAGGAGCAGGTGTTATATCCGTTATTGGGCAGGCATTACCAGAAGCCTTTTCTAAAATGATTAAGTTAGGGTTGGAAGGCAAAGCGAAAGAGGCTTATGGATTACATTTTAAAATGATGGAAATTATAGACTTAATTTTTTCTGAAAATAATCCGGCAGGTATTAAGGCGGTACTAAACAATTTGGACCTTTGTAATAAAGCAGTAAGATTACCGTTAGTGGAAGCAACGGAGACGTTGCAAAATAGTATTGCTAGTTTTATAAGTAATTTTAATAAAAGTTAA
- a CDS encoding outer membrane protein assembly factor BamD — protein sequence MKNLFYILITFLFVTSCSEYQKALKSEDIALKFTMGEQLYKEGKFNKASRLFSQIVPAYRGKPQAEKLMFLDADCYYETDQHYLAGFRFERFAKSYPKSEKVEEAYYKSALSYAELSPVYSKDQHDTEHALEKLQLFANLYPESEFMPKINQLAKDLQYKLELKAYSIGKQYNHISDFKASISTLDNFIADFPGTSLRGKAMFYRFDSAYQLAMKSVESKKEERLNTAISYYKSFKKADSELELGEDADKMIEDLKEQLEKYSTKS from the coding sequence ATGAAGAATTTATTTTACATCTTAATTACATTTTTATTTGTTACTTCTTGTAGTGAGTACCAAAAAGCGCTTAAGTCGGAAGACATCGCTTTAAAGTTTACTATGGGGGAGCAGCTTTATAAAGAAGGCAAGTTTAATAAAGCAAGTCGCTTATTTAGTCAAATAGTGCCAGCGTATCGAGGAAAACCTCAAGCTGAAAAGCTAATGTTTTTAGATGCGGATTGCTATTATGAGACGGATCAACATTATTTGGCAGGGTTTAGATTTGAACGTTTTGCTAAGTCATACCCTAAAAGTGAAAAAGTAGAGGAGGCGTATTATAAAAGTGCATTAAGCTATGCTGAATTATCACCGGTCTATTCTAAAGATCAACATGATACAGAGCATGCCTTAGAGAAGTTACAATTATTTGCAAACTTATATCCAGAGTCAGAGTTTATGCCTAAAATTAATCAGTTGGCTAAGGATTTACAATATAAACTAGAATTAAAGGCTTACAGTATAGGTAAACAATATAATCATATTTCAGATTTTAAGGCCTCAATAAGTACTTTGGATAATTTTATAGCTGATTTTCCAGGGACATCATTACGCGGAAAAGCAATGTTTTATAGATTTGACTCCGCTTATCAATTAGCAATGAAGAGTGTTGAGTCTAAGAAAGAAGAGCGATTAAATACTGCTATATCATATTATAAGAGCTTTAAGAAAGCAGATTCTGAATTAGAACTTGGTGAAGATGCCGATAAAATGATAGAAGATTTAAAAGAACAATTAGAAAAATATAGTACCAAAAGCTAA
- a CDS encoding DNA-directed RNA polymerase subunit omega, whose product MDLKKIDAPLSTTTYNRNIIDAPTGNIYEAISVIARRSEQINSEIKKELIEKLEEFATYNDSLEEIFENKEQIEVSKFYEKLPKPHALAVQEWLDDKIYHRNTELDNQD is encoded by the coding sequence ATGGATTTAAAAAAAATCGACGCGCCATTATCTACCACTACGTATAACAGAAATATTATAGATGCACCAACAGGTAACATTTATGAGGCTATTTCAGTTATTGCTAGAAGATCGGAGCAAATTAATTCTGAAATTAAAAAGGAATTAATTGAGAAGCTAGAAGAATTTGCTACATATAATGATAGCTTAGAGGAGATTTTTGAAAACAAAGAACAAATTGAAGTGTCTAAGTTCTACGAAAAACTTCCTAAACCTCATGCATTAGCAGTTCAAGAATGGTTGGATGATAAAATCTACCATAGAAATACAGAATTAGACAACCAAGACTAA
- the coaBC gene encoding bifunctional phosphopantothenoylcysteine decarboxylase/phosphopantothenate--cysteine ligase CoaBC, with translation MSILSGKNILLGISGGIAAYKTATLVRSFIKAGANVQVVMTPASKDFVTPLTLSTLSKNPVHSTFTNDQDDNAMWNNHVELGLWADYFVVAPATANTLSKMANGTCDNLLLATYLSAKCKVYFAPAMDLDMYIHPSSLQSFQKLKSYGNVMIPATSGELASGLVGQGRMAEPEDIVSFIEKDIMKGLPLQDKTVLITAGPTYEAIDPVRFIGNHSSGKMGFEIAKAAANLGAKVILITGPTHQTVSHRLITVLPVVSAQDMYDAAHFYFENCDIAILSAAVADYRPKNIATQKIKKKTSTLTLELEKTKDILASLGAIKRNQFLVGFALETNNEMEHAKLKLKKKNLDLIVLNSLNDKGAGFKSDTNKVTLINRDEVATVYELKSKTEVAKDLFDTIINTIHA, from the coding sequence ATGTCAATATTAAGTGGCAAAAATATACTATTGGGCATCAGTGGTGGTATTGCTGCTTACAAGACGGCTACATTAGTCCGATCATTTATAAAAGCAGGTGCAAATGTACAAGTCGTTATGACACCTGCTTCTAAGGATTTTGTAACCCCGCTTACGTTGTCCACACTTTCCAAAAACCCAGTACACTCCACATTTACAAACGACCAAGACGATAATGCTATGTGGAATAACCATGTAGAATTAGGGCTCTGGGCGGATTATTTTGTGGTTGCACCTGCAACAGCTAACACATTGTCAAAAATGGCCAATGGTACGTGCGATAATTTATTATTAGCCACCTATCTGTCGGCAAAATGTAAAGTCTATTTTGCGCCTGCAATGGACTTAGATATGTATATTCACCCTTCCTCATTGCAGTCGTTTCAAAAACTTAAAAGTTATGGTAATGTAATGATTCCAGCTACTTCTGGAGAACTAGCTAGTGGGTTAGTCGGACAAGGACGCATGGCAGAACCAGAAGATATTGTGTCTTTTATAGAGAAAGATATTATGAAGGGATTACCATTACAAGATAAAACGGTTTTAATTACTGCAGGTCCAACTTATGAGGCTATAGATCCTGTGCGTTTTATAGGTAATCATTCCTCAGGAAAAATGGGATTTGAAATTGCTAAGGCAGCAGCCAATCTTGGAGCAAAAGTAATTTTAATTACAGGCCCAACACACCAAACGGTTTCACATAGATTAATTACAGTGTTACCAGTTGTAAGTGCTCAGGATATGTATGATGCAGCTCATTTTTATTTTGAAAATTGTGATATTGCTATTCTATCTGCTGCAGTTGCTGATTATAGACCAAAAAATATCGCTACACAAAAAATAAAAAAGAAAACATCTACGTTAACTTTAGAACTTGAAAAAACTAAGGATATTTTAGCGTCATTAGGAGCTATTAAACGGAATCAATTTTTGGTTGGATTTGCTTTGGAGACAAACAACGAAATGGAGCATGCAAAATTGAAGCTTAAAAAGAAGAATTTAGATTTAATTGTTTTAAATTCGTTAAATGACAAAGGTGCAGGTTTCAAGTCAGATACTAATAAAGTAACCTTGATCAACAGGGACGAAGTTGCGACGGTTTACGAGTTGAAATCTAAAACGGAAGTTGCTAAAGATCTTTTTGATACAATAATAAATACAATACATGCGTAA
- a CDS encoding DUF4835 family protein encodes MRNLLFLFIFCFSLVINAQELNATVVVNAQQTGNENLQQFKTLEKQLKEFISNTKWSDRTVTPQERINCNFVINISEYSGNNYKATLQIQSSRPVFGASYTTPAYNINDKDFTFEYIEFQSLIYNPTQYASNLISVLAFHIHMILGMDADSFKLEGGDEYFKQAQNIVNFSQQENYAGWKLADGLQSRFALIDNLLSPTFKAFRTVMYDYHRLGLDTMSDNQKEAKNKIAIALGLFKDMNRRRPNSYLLRVFFDAKAEEIEQIFSDGPSVDISDLIDTLNKVAPIHSSKWRSIKI; translated from the coding sequence ATGCGTAATCTTTTATTTCTATTTATATTTTGTTTTAGTCTTGTTATAAATGCACAGGAGTTAAACGCGACTGTAGTTGTCAATGCACAACAAACAGGAAACGAGAACCTACAGCAATTTAAAACATTAGAGAAACAGTTAAAAGAATTTATATCTAACACAAAGTGGTCGGACAGAACAGTGACTCCTCAGGAACGTATAAATTGTAATTTTGTAATTAATATTAGCGAATATTCTGGTAATAATTATAAAGCAACTTTGCAGATACAGTCTTCAAGACCCGTTTTCGGAGCTAGTTATACAACACCTGCTTATAATATAAATGATAAAGATTTTACTTTTGAGTATATCGAGTTTCAAAGTTTGATTTATAATCCAACACAATATGCGTCTAATTTGATATCTGTTTTAGCTTTTCATATACATATGATTTTAGGTATGGATGCAGATTCTTTTAAACTAGAAGGTGGTGACGAGTATTTTAAACAAGCTCAAAATATTGTAAACTTTTCTCAACAGGAAAACTATGCTGGTTGGAAGTTGGCAGATGGCTTGCAGAGTAGATTTGCCTTAATAGATAATTTGTTGTCTCCAACTTTTAAAGCGTTTAGAACGGTAATGTACGATTATCATAGACTAGGTTTAGATACGATGAGTGATAATCAGAAAGAAGCTAAAAACAAGATTGCTATAGCTTTGGGTCTATTTAAGGATATGAACAGAAGACGTCCAAACTCTTATTTATTACGAGTTTTTTTTGATGCAAAAGCCGAGGAGATTGAACAAATTTTTTCTGATGGACCAAGCGTTGATATTTCGGATTTGATAGATACACTTAACAAGGTGGCGCCAATACATTCGTCTAAATGGAGAAGTATAAAAATTTAA
- the recN gene encoding DNA repair protein RecN, with product MLTGLIIKNYALIDQLQVNFNDGFTIITGETGAGKSILLGGLSLILGKRADLSSLRNPENKCVIEATFDISKYKLKSLFKELDLDYETQSIIRREILPSGKSRAFVNDSPVNLSSLQALGEQLIDIHSQHETMQLVDDGFQFLVIDALAKTENNIEVYNGYLKEHKKLKKELNQLQQFQSEALKEHDYNAFLLNELVVANLKEGTLESLEEEFELLNNVEIIQVKLEEANVLLNEEQAGILTSLRAVKLALQKLATISTTYQGVFDRVTSSLIDLEDVLVDIERFEGNLDADPSRLEIVNAQLATINNLLQKHLVKTVEELIVIREELLQKVEATENADQDILDKEEEINAIEKLLNVEAKHITDKRNKAIPDLKKQLEAILGQLGMPNAQFDIGLEATKEFLYNGKDALSFLFSANKGGQFNVLKKAASGGELSRIMLAIKSILSKYVKLPTIMFDEIDTGVSGEISNKMADIMALMSTKMQVFSITHLPQIAAKGNTHYKVYKEDVNEVTTTNLVKLNYDERVVELAQMLGGTQLSDSAIAHAKQLLN from the coding sequence ATGCTTACAGGATTAATCATAAAAAATTACGCATTAATAGATCAGCTTCAAGTTAATTTTAATGATGGGTTTACTATAATTACTGGTGAAACAGGAGCAGGTAAATCTATACTATTAGGAGGTTTATCTTTGATTTTAGGAAAACGTGCAGACTTGTCAAGTTTACGTAATCCTGAAAATAAATGTGTTATAGAAGCTACTTTTGATATTTCAAAATATAAGCTTAAATCATTGTTTAAAGAGCTAGATTTAGATTATGAGACACAATCAATAATCAGAAGAGAGATATTACCATCTGGAAAATCAAGAGCTTTTGTTAACGATTCTCCTGTAAATTTATCTAGTTTGCAAGCTTTAGGAGAACAGTTAATAGATATACATTCTCAGCATGAAACTATGCAATTGGTGGATGATGGTTTTCAATTTTTAGTAATTGACGCTTTAGCTAAAACAGAAAACAATATTGAGGTTTATAATGGTTACTTAAAGGAGCATAAAAAGCTTAAAAAAGAATTAAACCAACTACAACAGTTTCAATCAGAAGCACTTAAAGAGCATGATTATAATGCCTTTTTGTTAAATGAATTAGTTGTTGCTAATCTTAAAGAAGGGACTCTAGAAAGTTTAGAAGAAGAGTTTGAGTTGTTAAATAACGTCGAGATTATTCAGGTAAAACTGGAAGAGGCTAATGTGTTATTAAATGAAGAACAAGCAGGAATTTTAACCTCATTACGAGCTGTTAAATTAGCTTTACAAAAATTAGCAACTATCTCAACGACGTATCAAGGTGTATTTGATAGAGTAACTAGTAGTTTGATTGACTTAGAAGATGTTTTGGTTGATATAGAACGCTTTGAAGGTAATTTGGATGCCGATCCAAGTAGGTTGGAAATTGTTAATGCTCAGTTGGCTACTATTAATAATTTATTACAAAAGCATTTAGTAAAAACTGTAGAAGAGCTTATTGTGATTAGAGAAGAGTTATTACAAAAAGTAGAAGCTACAGAAAATGCAGATCAAGATATTTTAGATAAAGAAGAAGAGATTAATGCTATCGAAAAATTGCTTAATGTTGAAGCTAAACATATTACAGACAAACGTAATAAAGCGATTCCAGATTTAAAAAAGCAATTAGAAGCTATATTGGGGCAGTTAGGAATGCCTAACGCGCAATTTGATATTGGTCTAGAAGCCACAAAAGAATTTTTATATAACGGAAAAGATGCTTTAAGTTTTTTGTTTTCTGCTAATAAAGGAGGGCAATTCAATGTACTTAAAAAAGCGGCTTCAGGTGGAGAGTTGTCTAGGATAATGTTGGCGATTAAATCTATATTATCAAAATATGTAAAGTTACCTACCATTATGTTTGATGAAATTGATACCGGTGTTTCTGGAGAGATTTCTAATAAAATGGCTGATATTATGGCATTAATGAGTACTAAGATGCAAGTGTTTAGTATTACGCATTTACCACAGATTGCGGCTAAAGGAAATACACATTATAAGGTATATAAAGAGGACGTAAACGAAGTCACGACTACTAATTTAGTTAAGCTTAATTATGATGAGCGTGTTGTGGAATTAGCACAAATGTTAGGTGGTACGCAATTATCGGATTCTGCAATAGCACATGCTAAACAACTGTTAAATTAG